GGCCTGCCACGTCGACGAGCTGGTGGTAGGCCTCGGGGAAGGCGGCCTCCATCTCGGCGATCGGCTTCGGGGTGCGGATGCCCGCGACCACATCCTCGCCCTGCGCGTTCTGGAGGAACTCGCCGTAGAGTTCGGGGGCACCGGTCGAGGGGTTGCGCGTGAAGCAGACGCCGGTGCCGCTCCCCGCGCCGGTGTTGCCGAAGACCATCGCCTGGACCGTGACGGCGGTGCCGAGGAGCCCCCCGCCGAGGCGGTTGATCTTGCGGTAGCGGATGGCGCGCTCGTTGTTCCACGACGCGAAGACGGCATCGATGGCGAGGCGAAGCTGCTCGGCCGGGTCGGTCGGGAAGTCGCCGCCGGTGTGGGTGCGGTAGACGGCTTTGTAGCGCTCGACGAGGTCCCGGAGATCGGCGGCGCTCAGGTCTAGGTCGTGCCGGGCGCCCCTCTCTTTTTTGAGCGCGTCGATAGCTGCCTCGAAGTGCTCGTGGTGGACGCCCACGACGACGTCGCCGAACATGTCGATGAAGCGGCGATAGGCGTCGTAGGCGAAGCGCTCGTTGCCGGTCTCGGCCGCGAGGCCGGCCACCACCTCGTCGTTCAGGCCGAGGTTGAGGACCGTGTCCATCATCCCCGGCATCGAGATCGCCGCACCGCTGCGGACTGAGACCAGAAGCGGGCGCGCCGCATCCCCGAGCCGCCGCCCCATCGCCTCTTCGACGTGGCCCAGGCCGCCCTGGACATCGGCCTCCATGCCGTTCGGCCACGCGCCGTCGTGCTCGATCACGTAGCGGCAGGCGGCGGTCGAGATCGTGAACCCGGGCGGGACAGGCAGGCCGATGCTGCTCATCTCGGCGAGGTTCGCGCCCTTGCCGCCGAGGAGCGATTTCATGGAAGCGCTTCCGGCCGCGGTTCCGTTTCCGAACTGGTAGACGTGCGAGGTGAGCATGGTAGCGGGTTGTGGGGCAGGAGTGACGGCGCGCCCTCGGTCCTGCCGCTAGCGTGCCACGGCTGCGAGGAGGCGGATAGTGCGCCGAGAGGGAAGAGACGGGCTACGCGGGCGATGCACTGTCCGGCTGGGCCGCGCTCGCGATGCCCCGCAGGTAGGCGACCGCTTCGGCGTGCTCGGCCGGGACGTCGCTCCAGAATACGGCCTCTTTGATGGCCCCGGTGGCGGCGCGCTCCGGTCCTTCCAGCGTCGGGACAACCTCGTCGAAGAGGGCGGCCCGGCGGAGCGCCTCGTCCTTCTTCGCCATCATGAACGCGAAGGCGGGGTCGTGCTCGTTCGGGATCTCGCCCTCCAGGATCGCCTCGCGGATCCACTCCTTGACGATCCCGACGGCGACGCCCTCGCGCACGCCGAGCGTCTCCATGATCTCGTGCCCGTCCACCGGCGGCTCGAAGTGGCGCAGCCGGTCCTTCTCCTCGACCTCGGCGAACTTGGCCTCGACCCTGTCGAAGGCGGCGAGGTAGCGGCGGACGCGGCTCGGGTTCTTACTCGTGATGTCGGCGCGGACGAGCAGCATCAGGTCGTCGATCCGGTCGCCGGCGTCGAAGAGGAGGCGGCGCACGGCGGAGTCGGTGACGGCGTCGTCGACGAGCGCGACGGGGCGGTGGTGGAGCGCGACGAGGTCGCGGACATAGATCATCCGCTCGTCGAGCGGGAGCTTGAGGCGGCGGAAGAGGGTCGGGACGTTGCGCGCACCGCGGTCCTCGTGGCCGTGGAAGGTCCAGCCCGAGGCCTTCGAGAAGCGCTTGGTCTCGGGCTTGGCGTGGTCGTGGAGGAGCGCCGCCCACCGGAGCCACAGCACGCGCTCGTCGTCGCGCTCGGCGGTCATCGCGGCGAGGTTGTCGACCACCTCGAGGGTGTGGAAGAAGTTGTCCTTGTGGCTCTGCCCGCCGACGGTCTCGACCCCCGCGAGCGCTGGAAGCTCGGGCAGGAAGTGCTCCAGCAGCCGGGCCTGGTACAGAATCTCCAGCCCGACCGACGGCTTGGGCGAGAGGAGGATTTTGTTCAGCTCGTCCACGATCCGCTCGGCGCTGACGATCGCGAGGCGCGGGGCCCGGTCCCGCATCGCGCGCTCGGCGTCGATGTCGAGGTCGAAGCCGAGTTGGGCGGCGAAGCGGGCGGCGCGGAGCATCCGCAGCGGGTCGTCCTCGAAGGTGACGTGCGGGTCGAGCGGCGTGCGGAGCTTCTTGCCGACGAGGTCGATCATGCCGCCGAAGGGGTCGAGGACGTTGCCGAAGCGCTCGGCCCCCAGCGCGAGGGCGAGGGCGTTGACCGTGAAGTCGCGCCGGGCCTGGTCCTCCTCCAGGGTGCCGTCCTCGACGAGTGGCTTGCGGCTCTCGGCGCGGTAGCTCTCTTTGCGCGCCCCGACGAACTCCAGCACCAAGCTGCCTTCCGACTCGGGCAGGCGGATCGCGGCCGTCCCGAAGTTTTCGTACACATGCACCGTGCGTCCGCCCATCTTCTTCCCCACCGCCTTCGCCAGCGTGATCCCGCTGCCGTTGCCGATAGAGACGAAGTCGAGATCGGTCGTTGGACGCCCGAGGAAGGCGTCGCGGACGGCCCCGCCGACGGCGTACGCCTCGATCTTGAGCCTGTCGGCGACGGCCCCGACAGTGCGGAGCACGGCCTCGTGCGGAAGAGGGGTATCGCTCATGCGAACACGACCGTATTCATTTCAACTGGAGAGCACGTCATCCTGAGCGGAGGCCGTAGGCTGGAGTCGAAGAACCCGAAGGCTCGGCGAAGCCCATCTCTTCGGAGAAAGCCTCAGCAGCATGGTATCCCGGTGCCCGAAAAGATCCATTCGACTGCGCTTCGGGCTGCGCCCTCCGCTTCGCTCAAGATGACCCGGTGGAAAGCGTGGGGTCTCACGGCTCAAAGCGCCGAGGGAAAGCTACCAACCCGAGCCCGCCTTCGCACACCCGGCAGCGTCTTCGCTCTGTTTTGATGCGTCGGCGCTGAACCCGGTCCCCGACGTGTATGTTGGACGCACCGTGCCTTCTCTCCTCGATCCCTGCCGCTATGCGCCTGCTGCTACTCCTCCTTCTTGCTGCCCCTCTTGCGGCGCAGGACATCCCCGCCGTCGGCACCGAGCAGACGCTCGACGTGGCGACGTGGAACATCGAGCGCTTCGGTGATGCCGGCGGTCCGAGCGACGCAGGGCAGTTCGCCAACGCACTCGCCGTGATCCGGGCGGCCGAGATCGACCTGTGGGCGCTTCAGGAAATGAACGACGAGGACGACTTCGAGGCGCTCGTCGATTCGCTCGGCGACGGGTGGGAGGGCGAGTGGCGGCGCGGCGGGCCGCTCGGCTACGGCTTCATCTACAAGACGGACATCATCAGTCCGCTCCTCGACCTCGTCATCCTGGACGAGTTCTCGTTCGCCTTCGCCAGCCGGCCGCCGCTCCTACTCCTGGCGAACGTCACGCTGCCCGACACGACCGTCCGGGGCCTCCACTTCATCGACATCCACGCCAAGTGCTGCAGCGACCAGCCGAGTTACAACCGTCGCCTCGACGCGTCCGGGGCGCTCAAGGACTACCTCGACGAGGAGATCCTGGCCGACGGCGACAAGGCGATCATCCTCGGCGACCTCAACGACGAACTGCGGAGCTCGATCACGCCGGGCGAGGTCTCGCCCTACCAGAACTTCCGCGACGACGGCGACAACTACCGCTTCCTCACCGAAGTCCTCGACCTCGCGAACGTCCCGACGTTCTGCTCGAACCAGTCCTGCACCTCGGGCTCGACGCTCGACCACATCCTCCTCACGCGCGAGGTCGAGAGCGACTACCAGGACCGCTCGCTGTCGCGCTTCGACGAGGTGCTCGAAGAAATCCCGAACTACACCTCCACGACCTCGG
This DNA window, taken from Bacteroidota bacterium, encodes the following:
- a CDS encoding HD domain-containing protein, with translation MSDTPLPHEAVLRTVGAVADRLKIEAYAVGGAVRDAFLGRPTTDLDFVSIGNGSGITLAKAVGKKMGGRTVHVYENFGTAAIRLPESEGSLVLEFVGARKESYRAESRKPLVEDGTLEEDQARRDFTVNALALALGAERFGNVLDPFGGMIDLVGKKLRTPLDPHVTFEDDPLRMLRAARFAAQLGFDLDIDAERAMRDRAPRLAIVSAERIVDELNKILLSPKPSVGLEILYQARLLEHFLPELPALAGVETVGGQSHKDNFFHTLEVVDNLAAMTAERDDERVLWLRWAALLHDHAKPETKRFSKASGWTFHGHEDRGARNVPTLFRRLKLPLDERMIYVRDLVALHHRPVALVDDAVTDSAVRRLLFDAGDRIDDLMLLVRADITSKNPSRVRRYLAAFDRVEAKFAEVEEKDRLRHFEPPVDGHEIMETLGVREGVAVGIVKEWIREAILEGEIPNEHDPAFAFMMAKKDEALRRAALFDEVVPTLEGPERAATGAIKEAVFWSDVPAEHAEAVAYLRGIASAAQPDSASPA
- a CDS encoding endonuclease/exonuclease/phosphatase family protein codes for the protein MRLLLLLLLAAPLAAQDIPAVGTEQTLDVATWNIERFGDAGGPSDAGQFANALAVIRAAEIDLWALQEMNDEDDFEALVDSLGDGWEGEWRRGGPLGYGFIYKTDIISPLLDLVILDEFSFAFASRPPLLLLANVTLPDTTVRGLHFIDIHAKCCSDQPSYNRRLDASGALKDYLDEEILADGDKAIILGDLNDELRSSITPGEVSPYQNFRDDGDNYRFLTEVLDLANVPTFCSNQSCTSGSTLDHILLTREVESDYQDRSLSRFDEVLEEIPNYTSTTSDHVPVYARFDFAPVVSTENETAPTAFALRAPFPNPFREATTLAYDLPAAATVQLEVFDALGRRVATLGQGPRSAGTHEVTFAPVRLVPGLYLVRLTADGQTATRRLVHAR